Proteins encoded together in one Telopea speciosissima isolate NSW1024214 ecotype Mountain lineage chromosome 4, Tspe_v1, whole genome shotgun sequence window:
- the LOC122659231 gene encoding protein NYNRIN-like: MAEYEAYAIGLEAALSIGLKRTDVFGDSSLVICQMQGKWKTKDEKLIPYQEHVEVLSKEFKEITFSYLPRDNNQFADALATLESMVEMESGTKELHTLSSPWPFATWGIDVIGQVIPTSSNGHEYILVAINYFTKWVEVQSYAKLIVAKVAKFISNNIMCRYGVPHELISDQGSHFRGEVKKLSDKMNIQRHASSPYKPQTNSAVDVANKNIKRIIKKMTDKHNDWAKNLPYALWAYRTFIPTSIGTTPYSFVYGMEAVLLVELEIPSLRLTMDSDIPETEWIKTRFQELNLVDKKRMRAIDNMKK, translated from the exons ATGGCTGAATACGAAGCTTACGCTATAGGACTTGAGGCCGCCTTATCAATAGGACTCAAGAGAACAGATGTCTTTGGGGACTCTTCCTTGGTCATATGCCAAATGCAAGGGAAGTGGAAAACTAAGGATGAAAAATTGATTCCATATCAAGAACATGTGGAGGTGTTATCAAAAGAGTTCAAAGAGATCACTTTCTCCTACTTGCCAAGAGATAACAATCAATTCGCCGATGCACTAGCAACTTTGGAATCCATGGTTGAAATGGAATCTGGAACAAAG GAGTTGCACACACTGAGTTCTCCTTGGCCATTTGCCACTTGGGGCATTGATGTCATTGGCCAAGTGATCCCTACATCCTCTAATGGTCACGAGTACATTCTGGTAGCCATCAACTACtttaccaagtgggtggaagTACAGTCTTATGCTAAGCTAATAGTAGCCAAGGTGGCTAAATTCATAAGCAACAACATCATGTGCCGATATGGAGTCCCCCATGAGCTCATATCAGATCAAGGGTCCCACTTCAGgggagaagtgaagaaattgTCTGACAAGATGAATATTCAAAGGCATGCATCGTCACCATACAAACCTCAAACTAACAGTGCAGTGGATGTTGCCAATAAGAACATCAAAaggataataaaaaaaatgactgACAAACACAATGATTGGGCAAAAAATTTGCCGTATGCACTTTGGGCATATAGAACATTCATCCCAACTTCAATAGGGACAACACCCTACTCATTTGTCTATGGGAtggaagcagtccttctagttGAATTAGAGATACCCTCTCTTCGGCTCACGATGGATAGTGATATTCCAGAAACTGAATGGATCAAAACAAGATTCCAGGAACTAAACCTCGTTGACAAGAAAAGGATGCGCGCCATCGACAACATGAAGAAATAG